A portion of the Calliphora vicina chromosome 5, idCalVici1.1, whole genome shotgun sequence genome contains these proteins:
- the LOC135959803 gene encoding longitudinals lacking protein, isoforms J/P/Q/S/Z-like, which yields MLADQSILEKNYNDGSVEQQLTKNNNNTLITSNSVATNNTTGLVVTPTNNAVTSTTNTTLTLTSQNTPTIQRIGSIGRTTITCITPAGGDAAASNPQAALAAAGVELDAVDDNNSMTEVVVKIENSATSSQDEDEEMPDEGDDAPTTETNDEDDEGDMNYDDIKLSSPMMWAMDSVKIEQEEEFEDILTAGFDNTTTSLDNDEEFLQSVSSATMGNYAGGDMVDMQKNRVLVAKKRVSLETLKSLNKQPGRNQSYVTQIELQDPQELLEKHQHFQKLRLQPNQPVQIKLRSIPATITSIQPKLAGGSAAPPLAPLSALKSSMTEYKPSPSNSNTEFKSTISEDRRYRMITQNQRTRKESLEHSEDMIYNADIEKPWVCRNCNRNYKWKNSLKCHLKNECGQPPRYFCSKLCGYATNVHSNLKRHMNTKCRERTEEDNQMLLQQVQVQQPQLVHQTKTQTTTTNSNATITTSGCATISTVTSVGTVVPTTTNNNNNTTIHTTSSNNNNSTTSTYTLVFQKSE from the exons ATGTTGGCGGATCAATCGATTTTGGAAAAGAATTATAACGATGGCTCCG TTGAACAACAATTAACCAAGAATAACAATAATACGTTGATAACGTCCAATTCGGTTGCCACTAATAACACAACTGGTTTAGTTGTTACTCCCACAAATAATGCCGTTACTAGCACTACTAATACGACTCTGACACTAACATCACAAAATACACCCACAATACAACGTATTGGCAGCATTGGACGCACCACTATCACTTGCATTACGCCAGCTGGGGGTGATGCAGCTGCTTCAAATCCCCAGGCGGCCTTGGCTGCCGCCGGTGTTGAATTGGATGCGGTGGATGATAATAATAGCATGACTGAGGTTGTGGTTAAAATCGAAAATTCCGCCACCTCCTCACAAGACGAAGACGAGGAAATGCCCGATGAAGGTGATGATGCGCCCACCACCGAAACCAATGATGAAGACGATGAAGGCGATATGAACTATGATGATATTAAACTCTCCAGTCCCATGATGTGGGCCATGGATAGCGTTAAAATCGAACAGGAAGAAGAATTCGAAGATATACTGACGGCCGGTTTTGACAATACCACCACTTCGTTGGACAATGATGAGGAGTTCTTACAGTCTGTATCTTCGGCAACTATGGGTAATTATGCTGGCGGCGATATGGTGGACATGCAAAAGAATCGTGTGTTGGTGGCTAAGAAACGTGTTTCTTTGGAAACTCTAAAGTCGCTCAACAAACAGCCCGGCAGAAATCAATCGTATGTCACACAAATTGAATTGCAAGATCCTCAAGAGCTGCTGGAGAAACatcaacattttcaaaagtTACGTCTGCAGCCCAATCAGCCGGTACAAATAAAATTGCGCTCCATACCAGCCACCATAACAAGTATACAACCTAAACTTGCGGGCGGCTCAGCAGCTCCGCCTCTAGCTCCCTTATCTGCTTTGAAATCCAGCATGACTGAATATAAGCCCTCCCCTTCGAATTCCAATACCGAGTTCAAATCAACCATTTCCGAGGATAGACGCTATCGTATGATTACCCAAAATCAGCGCACCCGCAAAGAATCGCTTGAACATTCCGAGGACATGATCTACAATGCTGACATCGAAAAGCCCTGGGTGTGTCGCAACTGCAATCGCAACTACAAGTGGAAGAACAGTCTCAAATGTCATTTGAAAAATGAATGCGGTCAGCCGCCTCGCTACTTCTGCAGCAAACTTTGCGGTTATGCCACCAATGTCCACAGTAATCTCAAACGTCACATGAACACCAAATGTCGCGAACGTACCGAGGAGGATAATCAAATGCTATTGCAACAGGTACAAGTCCAACAGCCCCAACTGGTGCATCAAACCAAAACTCAGACCACCACCACCAACAGCAATGCAACGATTACAACCTCGGGCTGTGCTACCATCAGCACTGTTACGTCCGTCGGAACAGTCGTACCAACCAcaaccaacaataacaacaacaccaCCATCCATACCACAtcgagcaacaacaacaacagcaccaCATCCACGTACACCTTGGTGTTTCAGAAGAGCGAatag